The Paenibacillus dendritiformis region TCATAGGTCTCTGTTCTCTCCTGCCTCTAGCTTATCCGATGCATAACCAATGTAAAGCTTCCGTTACCTTTTCGATATCTGCCTCTGTCGTATTCCAACCGACACTAATGCGCAAAGCGCCGGATTCCAACGTCCCCGCTGCCCGGTGGGCCGCAGGAGTGCAGTGGTATCCCGCCCTCGCCGCAATGCCGAATTCGCGATCGAGACGATGGGCCAAGACGGAACTATCGATACGTTCGCTGATCAGCGATACGATTCCCGTCCGTGGCTGCCCAAGCGCAGGTCCAAGAATTCTCAGGCCTGGAAGCCGTTCAATCGATTCCATCAGCTTCTGAGTGAGTCCCCATTCCTTCTTATACCTGGCCTCTACCGTCTCCCGCAATACATATCGTACCCCTGCCTCCATACCGGCGATACCGACCGTATTCGGCGTCCCCGCTTCATAGCAGTCCGGCCGCGTGGCAGGGTGAACCGCTTCATCGGAATAGCTTCCCGTTCCGCCTTGTACGAGAGGATGAACATCGAGATCGGGGTCAATATATAGCCCGCCGGTTCCCTGTGGCCCAAGCAGACCTTTGTGGCCGGGAAAAGCAAGCATATCAATGCCAAGCGCCGCCACCGAGATGGGCAGCAGCCCCGCCGACTGGGCCGCATCCACAAGCAGCTTCGCGCCATAATCATGCGCAATAGCCGCAATCTCCCCTACCGGTTGGATGGAACCGAACAGATTGGAGCTATGATTGCAGATGACGAGCCGGGTATGAGGCTTCATAGCCTGCCGAATCCGATGCAGTTCAACCGTTCCAGATGCATCCGCTTCGACATAAGTGACCTCAACCCGATGATGGCGCATCAACCACTCCAGCGGACGAGTAACCGAGTTATGCTCCACACCCGTTGCTACAACATGATCCCCTGGCCGGACGTAGCCATGAATGGCCGTGTTCAACGCCATCGTCGTATTGGACATCCAGGCAATATCTACCGGATTGGCCACCTGGAACAGCTCGGCCGCTGCCATTCTCGCATGAAGAATGCGCTTGCTCGCCTTTACGGCAATCCGATGCCCGCCTCGCCCCGGATTGCCTCCTTCTTCCATCATCGACCGCTGCATCGCTTCCATAACGCATGCTGGCTTGGGCCACGAGGTGGCTGCATGATCCATATAAATGATTGGAGGCGCATCCTCTCTTCCGCGCATCTCATCCACCTCATTCTACCTATAACTTTACCTTATCCCGGCATGGGCAAATAGAACATTTTTGTAACCTTTTTAATCCCAATATATCCCTGGAAATCATCCGTTTCAAGCCGGAATCTGCTTGGAAAATCGGGTCTCAAAAAAGAAAAAAACTGGCATTCTTAGTTTAATCCTTTGGGCAAAGGATGACAACCAAGTGTCCAGCTTTTTTGCAAAAATTATTAATTGGAAGAAACGGTCTGCAGCAGTTCCAGCAACCTTTCCAAATCCTGCTTGCTGAAATACGCAATCTCAATTTTTCCTTTGTCTTTATTTTGCTTAATCCGGACCGTGGTGCGGAATTGTTCGCGCAGGCTCTCCTCTACCTCATGCAGGTATGGATCATGGCGAACAGCCTTCGGCTTGTCTGCCGGTTTGTTTTTCTGATGAAGCTGCTGTATCGCTTCTTCCAGTTGTCTGACGCTCCACCCTTGATCGATCGTCGACTTCGCAAGCTGCTTCACTTTCGTTGTATCTTTTACGCCTACGATAGCGCGTGCATGTCCCATCGACAGTGTTCCACGTGAAACATACTCCTTTACTTCTTCCGGAAGCTGAAGCAATCTCAGGAAATTGGCGATATGTGATCGCGATTTGCCTACCTTAACAGACAGCTCCTCCTGCGTAAGCGAGAATTGATCCATCAGTCCTTGATAAGCAAGCGCCAGCTCGATTGCATTCAGATTTTCCCGCTGCAGGTTCTCAATGAGGGCAATTTCCATCACTTGCTGATCGGAAAAGCTGCGAATCACGGCCGGTATTGTTGTCAGCCCCAGCAATTGCGAAGCCCGGTAACGGCGTTCCCCTGCGATGATCTCGTAGCCTTTGACGACGCTCCGAACAATAATCGGCTGAATAACACCATGCTGCTTAATCGACTCGGCCAATTC contains the following coding sequences:
- a CDS encoding aminotransferase class V-fold PLP-dependent enzyme, producing the protein MRGREDAPPIIYMDHAATSWPKPACVMEAMQRSMMEEGGNPGRGGHRIAVKASKRILHARMAAAELFQVANPVDIAWMSNTTMALNTAIHGYVRPGDHVVATGVEHNSVTRPLEWLMRHHRVEVTYVEADASGTVELHRIRQAMKPHTRLVICNHSSNLFGSIQPVGEIAAIAHDYGAKLLVDAAQSAGLLPISVAALGIDMLAFPGHKGLLGPQGTGGLYIDPDLDVHPLVQGGTGSYSDEAVHPATRPDCYEAGTPNTVGIAGMEAGVRYVLRETVEARYKKEWGLTQKLMESIERLPGLRILGPALGQPRTGIVSLISERIDSSVLAHRLDREFGIAARAGYHCTPAAHRAAGTLESGALRISVGWNTTEADIEKVTEALHWLCIG
- a CDS encoding ParB/RepB/Spo0J family partition protein; protein product: MSKRLGRGLDALIPSLSVNDDDKVTEVSLQQLRPNPYQPRKNFDEQSIQELAESIKQHGVIQPIIVRSVVKGYEIIAGERRYRASQLLGLTTIPAVIRSFSDQQVMEIALIENLQRENLNAIELALAYQGLMDQFSLTQEELSVKVGKSRSHIANFLRLLQLPEEVKEYVSRGTLSMGHARAIVGVKDTTKVKQLAKSTIDQGWSVRQLEEAIQQLHQKNKPADKPKAVRHDPYLHEVEESLREQFRTTVRIKQNKDKGKIEIAYFSKQDLERLLELLQTVSSN